The Siniperca chuatsi isolate FFG_IHB_CAS linkage group LG12, ASM2008510v1, whole genome shotgun sequence genome has a segment encoding these proteins:
- the LOC122885614 gene encoding uncharacterized protein LOC122885614: MNMKQLYTVPFERNGERVKELRYQYVQRIMELEASEPPHSFLYMDEAGFNLTKRRRRGRNIIGHRATVDVPGQRGGIITMGCAISENGVLTHIPIIGPYNTERLVTFLDTLYRDLIPEQERGQIGDDLPKYVIVWDNVSFHRSNIIRQWFAAHDRMLMEFLPPYSPFLNPIEEFFSAWRWKVYDRQPHTQITLLAAMDAACDDITADACRGWIRHSKRFFPRCIAREDVCCDVDENLWPNRQDRQEV; encoded by the exons ATGAATATGAAGCAGCTCTACACTGTTCCGTTTGAAAGAAATGGTGAAAGAGTGAAGGAGCTGCGTTACCAATATGTACAG CGTATAATGGAACTGGAAGCAAGTGAACCACCGCACAGcttcctctacatggatgaagcTGGCTTCAACCTAACAAAACGTAGAAGGCGTGGTCGAAATATCATCGGCCACAGAGCTACAGTTGATGTGCCAGGCCAACGGGGCGGAATCATAACCATGGGTTGTGCAATCTCTGAGAATGGTGTGCTAACGCATATTCCCATTATTGGGCCATACAATACAGAGCGTCTTGTCACCTTTTTAGACACTCTCTACAGGGATCTCATCCCTGAACAAGAGAGGGGTCAGATTGGAGATGACCTGCCAAAGTATGTGATCGTTTGGGACAATGTCAGTTTCCATCGTTCCAACATCATCAGGCAATGGTTTGCTGCCCATgacaggatgctgatggagttcCTCCCACCCTACTCTCCATTCCTTAACCCCATTGAGGAATTTTTCTCAGCATGGAGATGGAAAGTATACGATCGTCAGCCACATACACAAATCACCCTTCTGGCTGCCATGGATGCAGCATGTGACGACATCACAGCAGATGCCTGCAGAGGCTGGATAAGACACTCAAAAAGATTCTTTCCACGCTGCATTGCAAGAGAAGATGTTtgttgtgatgtggatgagaatttGTGGCCTAACAGACAGGATCGTCAAGAGGTGTAG